From the genome of Altererythrobacter sp. BO-6:
CTTACTTAACGATGTACGGCAGCAGGCCGATGTGGCGTGCACGCTTGATCGCCTTGGCGAGTTCGCGCTGCTTCTTGGCGGAAACGGCGGTGATGCGCGAAGGCACTATCTTGCCGCGTTCGGACATGAAGCCCTGCAGCAGACGCACGTCCTTGTAATCGATCTTCGGAGCGTTCTTGCCCGCGAAGGGGCAGCTCTTGCGGCGGCGGAAAAACGGGCGGGCCATCAGTCTTCTCCTCGCTCGCTGCGACGCTTGCGCTCGCGATCCTGCTTGCGCATCATCACCGAAGGGCCACCTTCATGCTCGTCCACGCGGACGGTCATGTAGCGGATCACATCTTCGTTGATGCGGGTCTGGCGCTCGAGCTCTTCCACTACCGAGCCGGGGGCTTCGATGTTGAGCAGCACGAAATGCGCCTTGCGGTTGCGGTCGATCTTGTAGGCCAGGGACTTGAGGCCCCAGGTCTCGGTCTTGGTAACCTTGCCTTGATTCTGTTCGACGATTTCGGTCGCCGCGGCCGCCAGCGCATCGACTTGAGCCTGGCTCAGGTCCTGACGCGCAAGAAAGACATGCTCGTAAAGAGCCATCTCGCTTCCTTTCACTTCCTGCCGATCGCTGGCTGATCCCGCGGGGTCATCTGACCTTGGGCGGGCGCCCCTCCGGCTTTCTTCATACCCCGGGGCAGCGGATCCGCCGCGAGGAAGGCGCGCACATAGCGGGTTTCGCTCATAATGCAAGGCTTGCGTGCTGCGGCCGGCGCGGGCAGTGCTGCTCGGTGAAACGGCAAGGGAGATTGGCATGCCAGGTGGATTGATGGCTCTGCTCGATGATGTTTCGATCATCGCCCGTGCAGCGGCCGCTTCGATCGACGATGTCAGCGTGGCGGCGGGCAAGGCCGGGACCAAGGCCGCCGGGGTCGTGATTGACGATGCGGCGGTAACGCCGGGTTACGTCACCGGCCTTTCCCCCGCGCGCGAATTGCCGATCATCTGGAACATCACCAAGGGCAGCCTGAAAAACAAGCTCCTGATCCTGTTGCCGGGCGCGCTGCTGCTCAGCTGGCTGTTGCCGCAAGCGATTATCTTCCTGCTGATGCTGGGCGGAGGCTATCTCTGCTACGAAGGGGCTGAAAAAGTGCTGGAAAAGCTGGGCGAGCCCAAGCACGGCAAAACGCTGGAGGACCCGATCGAGGATCCGGCGGGAATTCGAGAAAGACCGCGTCAATGGGGCGATCCGCACCGATTTGATCCTGTCGGCGGAAATCATGGCGATTTCGCTCAATGAAATTGCGACGATTTCGGACAGTTTCTGGATCCGGGCTGCCGCGCTGGCGGCCGTGGGCATTGCGATCACCTTTGCCGTTTATGGCGCCGTCGCGCTGATCGTGAAGATGGATGATGTCGGGCTGCATCTGGCCGAGCGCGACAACGGTCTGGCGAAGCGAGTAGGGCGGATGCTGCTCCACGCGATGCCCCGACTGTTGGTGCTGCTGTCGGCGGTTGGAACGGTAGCGATGCTGTGGGTCGGCGGCGGGATCATCCTCCACGGGCTCGAAGAAATCGGCCTCCATGCTCCGGCTGACTGGGCACATGGTTTGCAGCATGCAGTCGAACACGCAACCGGGGCGCTGGGCGGCGTGCTGGGCTGGGCGACCTATGCCGGGGTTTCGGCCATCTTCGGGTTGGTGCTGGGTGGAGTGATCGTTTTCATCCTCCACCGCGTTTTACGCTTCAATCCCCACGCAGAGGCACATTGAGATGAGCGAACACTCGGTTCTCTACACTTGCGCGCGGTCGCGCGGGCTTCGCGCGACCTGGGCGGCAGAGGAAGCGGACGTCGATATCGAGCTGAAGGTGCTGCCGTTTCCGCCGCGCTACCTTGCGCCGGAATATCTTGAGATAAATCCACTCGGCACCGTTCCGCTACTGGTAGACGGTGAGGCGCGCATGACCGAGAGCTGCGCCATCGCGCATTACCTCGCCAGCAAGGACGGGCCTTCGCCGCTGGTCGTGATGCCCGGCGAGGCTGACTACGCCGCCTATTGCGACTTCACCTTCCACGCCGACGCGACGATTACCTTCCCGCAGACGGTCTACATGCGCTTCTGCCTGTTCGAGAAGGACAAGGGACTGGAAGAAGCGGGCCACTCCTACGCCAAGTGGTTCTGGAAGCGGTTGGTGAAGCTCGAACAGCGACTGGACGGACGCGAATTCCTCTGTGCGGATCGCTTTACCGTGGCGGATATCTGCTGCGGTTATGCGCTGATCCTGGCGCAGAGCGTTGGGCTCGATGAAGGCGTGCCCGATAATCTCAAGGCCTATCGCGAGCGGCTGACCGCGCGCAAAGCCTACAAACGTGCCTTTGCCCGCGAGGAAGCCGGGCGCAAGGCGCTGGAGGCGAGCTAGGCCGCCTGGTCGGGCGTGACCGGGCGCTGGCTCAATTCGCGCCGTAGCAGCTTGCCTAGCGGATCGCGTGGCAGCTGGTCGACGAACTCCACATAGCGCGGGCGCTTGTACCCTGCGATCCGCCCCTTGAAGCGCGCGGTGATTTCTTCACGGCTCAGCTCCATGCCGGGTTTTAAAACGACAAAAGCTTTTACCGCTTCGCCCCATTGATTGTCCGGAACGCCGCAGCATCCGGCGTCCGCGACTTCGGGCATGTCGGCGAACACGGCGTCGACTTCCGCCGGATAGACGTTCTCGCCGCCGGTCTTGATCAGTTCCTTGGCGCGGCCGAGCAGGTAGAACAGGCCGCGCTCGTCCATCGTGCCAAGGTCGCCACTGCGCAGCCAGCCATGGCCAAGCGCGGCTTCGGTCGCCTCCGGATTGCGCCAATAGCCAAGCATGACCGAGGGGCCGCGCATGCAGATCTCGCCCTCTTCCCCCGGCGGCAACATGTTCCCGTCGGGATTGAGGATGCACATTTCGACATGCGCC
Proteins encoded in this window:
- the rpsF gene encoding 30S ribosomal protein S6, with the protein product MALYEHVFLARQDLSQAQVDALAAAATEIVEQNQGKVTKTETWGLKSLAYKIDRNRKAHFVLLNIEAPGSVVEELERQTRINEDVIRYMTVRVDEHEGGPSVMMRKQDRERKRRSERGED
- the rpsR gene encoding 30S ribosomal protein S18; translation: MARPFFRRRKSCPFAGKNAPKIDYKDVRLLQGFMSERGKIVPSRITAVSAKKQRELAKAIKRARHIGLLPYIVK
- a CDS encoding DUF808 family protein; amino-acid sequence: MKKCWKSWASPSTAKRWRTRSRIRREFEKDRVNGAIRTDLILSAEIMAISLNEIATISDSFWIRAAALAAVGIAITFAVYGAVALIVKMDDVGLHLAERDNGLAKRVGRMLLHAMPRLLVLLSAVGTVAMLWVGGGIILHGLEEIGLHAPADWAHGLQHAVEHATGALGGVLGWATYAGVSAIFGLVLGGVIVFILHRVLRFNPHAEAH
- a CDS encoding glutathione S-transferase family protein, producing the protein MSEHSVLYTCARSRGLRATWAAEEADVDIELKVLPFPPRYLAPEYLEINPLGTVPLLVDGEARMTESCAIAHYLASKDGPSPLVVMPGEADYAAYCDFTFHADATITFPQTVYMRFCLFEKDKGLEEAGHSYAKWFWKRLVKLEQRLDGREFLCADRFTVADICCGYALILAQSVGLDEGVPDNLKAYRERLTARKAYKRAFAREEAGRKALEAS